A DNA window from Brassica napus cultivar Da-Ae chromosome C1, Da-Ae, whole genome shotgun sequence contains the following coding sequences:
- the LOC125579933 gene encoding uncharacterized protein LOC125579933: MASSRVFIDKDIQPTIDYFSWLGSNPEIAKRVNADEVTRSETMTIGQIYAYIKQENAKEASFDCIATIDDVKRDSAWYYIGCSGCQTKATRGPSSLMCAKCGKTNVSGVAKYLAKISVYEKMTRLFLSYLVMQEANQDLGAGHQMPVPQALIDTIGQTHKFRVNVSKLNLTGKIQAITVTKIVSPEVLPPVPLISYMLSGRPFYFSLS, encoded by the exons ATGGCCTCCTCCCGTGTCTTTATTGACAAAGATATCCAGCCCACGATTGATTACTTCAGCTG GTTGGGTTCTAACCCAGAGATTGCAAAGCGGGTAAATGCAGATGAGGTTACTAGGTCTGAGACAATGACAATTGGGCAGATCTATGCTTACATCAAGCAGGAAAATGCCAAG GAAGCTTCTTTCGACTGCATAGCCACAATTGATGATGTTAAGCGTGACAGTGCATGGTACTATATTGGCTGCAGCGGTTGTCAAACAAAGGCCACCAGAGGTCCTTCTTCGTTAATGTGCGCCAAGTGCGGCAAAACTAATGTGTCTGGTGTAGCGAA GTATCTCGCAAAGATCTCTGTCTATGAAAAAATGACCAGGCTGTTTTTGTCCTATTTGGTGATGCAGGAA GCTAATCAAGACCTTGGTGCTGGCCATCAAATGCCTGTCCCCCAAGCATTAATCGACACCATTGGCCAAACACATAAGTTCAGGGTCAACGTGTCTAAGCTCAACTTGACAGGCAAGATTCAGGCCATAACCGTTACGAAGATTGTCTCACCAGAGGTTCTGCCACCTGTGCCACTCATTTCATACATGCTAAGTGGTCGCCCTTTTTATTTCAGTTTGAGTTAA